One segment of Phragmites australis chromosome 13, lpPhrAust1.1, whole genome shotgun sequence DNA contains the following:
- the LOC133889722 gene encoding uncharacterized protein LOC133889722 — protein MATAQAASASPTHHRVSSPAASPPQPPYPSAARIADSTCFPQYTASLKCLEANQDKSKCQQQFDDYKECKKKEREARLERNKSRSLFG, from the exons ATGGCGACGGCGCAGGCGGCCTCGGCGTCCCCAACCCACCACCGCGTGTCCTCCCCGGCGGcgtcgccgccgcagccgccgtaCCCCAGCGCTGCCAGGATCGCCGACTCCACCTGCTTCCCCCAGTACACCGCCTCCCTCAAGT GTCTGGAGGCCAACCAAGACAAGAGCAAGTGCCAGCAGCAGTTCGACGATTACAAGGAGTGCAAGAAGAAAGAG AGGGAGGCTCGGCTCGAACGAAACAAAAGCCGATCACTCTTTGGATGA